The following proteins come from a genomic window of Magnetococcales bacterium:
- a CDS encoding CZB domain-containing protein, whose product MRWKNLSINKKVLIGIGVVLVLMSGLGLWAVSGITRMVADGKVVVGGNQLRGNILQKEIDHLNWANALSAFISSDSAARLDVQLDHTQCAFGKWYYGEGRKLAEAMVPTLGPIFTQLEEPHKLLHASAAKIQDVFHPADDKFPGFLAKMEAAHLGWAGKVQNAILKEERELTVQLDPTQCQFGKFIYGPDAQNKRQADSKMAEILAHVEPVHKELHRLGHDVHEALKAGNFSEAKKIYQSGINGALVGVQSDLAKMEELAYKNLEGKGKARAIFATETQKHLVDVKNLLHQVIEVTNQNIMSEEVMVHNGVQTRIGVVAVLAISIVVGIILAFLIARSITSPVVQGVDFAKRIASGDLTQNLDLHQEDETGQLVQALNSMVNRLREVVGEIAHASTSVASGSGELLEVSQGMAQGASEQAAAIEETSAAMEQMASGIQQNSDSAQQTDKIATKAAKDAVEGGVAVAEAVKAMRSIAEKISVIEEIARQTNLLALNAAIEAARAGEQGKGFAVVAAEVRKLAERSQSAASEINQLSGSSVAVAEKTLGIIDQLVPDIQKTSELIREIASATQEQSQGIGQINQAIQQLDQVIQRNAGAAEEMSATSEELSAQAELLENSMKYFKTGQKGS is encoded by the coding sequence ATGAGGTGGAAAAATTTAAGCATTAACAAAAAGGTTCTGATTGGCATCGGTGTCGTGCTTGTTTTGATGTCGGGATTGGGGTTGTGGGCTGTTTCCGGTATCACGCGCATGGTCGCGGATGGGAAGGTTGTTGTGGGGGGGAATCAGTTGCGTGGCAACATTCTCCAGAAAGAGATCGACCATCTGAACTGGGCCAATGCCCTGAGCGCCTTTATCAGCAGTGACTCGGCGGCACGCCTGGACGTGCAGTTGGACCATACCCAGTGCGCCTTTGGCAAATGGTATTATGGGGAGGGACGCAAACTGGCCGAGGCCATGGTTCCAACATTGGGTCCCATTTTCACCCAGTTGGAAGAACCCCATAAACTGTTGCATGCCTCTGCTGCCAAAATTCAGGATGTCTTTCATCCGGCAGACGACAAGTTTCCCGGGTTTCTTGCCAAAATGGAAGCGGCCCATCTGGGCTGGGCCGGCAAGGTGCAAAACGCCATACTCAAGGAAGAGCGTGAGCTGACCGTCCAGTTGGATCCAACGCAATGTCAGTTTGGCAAGTTCATCTATGGCCCGGATGCCCAAAACAAACGCCAGGCTGATTCCAAAATGGCCGAAATCCTCGCGCATGTCGAACCCGTCCACAAGGAGTTGCACCGGCTGGGTCATGATGTTCACGAAGCATTGAAAGCGGGGAATTTTTCCGAGGCCAAAAAAATCTATCAGTCCGGCATCAATGGTGCCCTGGTTGGTGTCCAGTCCGACCTGGCAAAAATGGAAGAGCTTGCCTACAAAAACCTGGAAGGAAAAGGAAAAGCGCGGGCCATTTTTGCCACGGAAACTCAAAAGCATCTGGTCGATGTGAAAAATCTGTTGCACCAGGTCATCGAGGTGACCAATCAAAACATCATGTCGGAAGAGGTGATGGTCCATAATGGTGTGCAGACACGTATCGGTGTGGTGGCGGTTTTAGCTATTTCCATCGTCGTGGGAATTATCCTGGCATTCCTGATTGCCCGGTCCATTACGTCGCCCGTTGTACAGGGTGTTGACTTTGCAAAGAGAATCGCTTCTGGCGATTTGACGCAAAATCTGGATCTTCATCAAGAAGATGAGACGGGTCAATTGGTTCAGGCCCTGAACTCCATGGTGAACCGTCTGCGCGAGGTTGTTGGTGAAATCGCCCATGCTTCGACGTCGGTAGCCAGCGGCAGTGGGGAATTGTTGGAGGTTTCCCAGGGGATGGCACAAGGGGCTTCCGAACAGGCCGCCGCAATTGAAGAGACCTCCGCAGCCATGGAACAAATGGCCTCCGGGATCCAGCAAAACAGCGACAGTGCCCAGCAAACCGACAAGATTGCCACAAAAGCCGCAAAAGATGCCGTGGAAGGAGGCGTCGCCGTTGCCGAGGCGGTCAAGGCCATGCGCTCCATTGCGGAAAAAATTTCGGTGATTGAAGAAATTGCCCGGCAGACCAACCTGTTGGCGCTCAATGCCGCCATCGAGGCGGCGCGGGCGGGTGAACAAGGCAAGGGTTTTGCCGTGGTTGCCGCCGAAGTCCGGAAACTGGCCGAACGGAGTCAGTCTGCCGCCAGTGAAATCAACCAGTTGTCCGGGTCCAGTGTGGCTGTGGCAGAAAAGACCCTGGGCATTATCGATCAATTGGTTCCCGACATCCAAAAAACCTCTGAACTGATCCGGGAAATTGCCAGTGCCACCCAGGAGCAGAGTCAGGGTATTGGCCAGATCAACCAGGCCATCCAGCAATTGGATCAGGTCATCCAGAGAAATGCCGGTGCGGCAGAAGAGATGTCCGCCACGTCGGAGGAACTTTCGGCCCAGGCTGAACTCCTTGAAAACA
- a CDS encoding DUF4351 domain-containing protein, with translation MKGSMNSPELKEITVDHVMKLGKEWMDFILNATPVEVLLSTPQLEHCLDQEHRNGHRDGEARMLMRQLQRRFGSVPDWVNEKIAKADLASLEAWGLRFVDAQFLDEVFADKV, from the coding sequence ATGAAAGGTTCAATGAACAGCCCAGAGTTGAAAGAGATCACAGTAGATCATGTCATGAAACTTGGGAAAGAATGGATGGACTTCATCCTGAACGCAACACCCGTCGAAGTGCTTCTGTCCACACCACAATTGGAACATTGTCTGGACCAGGAACATCGGAATGGACACCGAGATGGCGAAGCCAGGATGCTGATGCGTCAGTTGCAACGCCGCTTCGGCAGCGTGCCTGACTGGGTCAACGAAAAAATTGCCAAAGCCGATCTGGCATCCCTGGAAGCGTGGGGGCTGCGGTTTGTGGATGCCCAATTCTTGGACGAGGTATTCGCTGACAAGGTGTGA